One Leishmania braziliensis MHOM/BR/75/M2904 complete genome, chromosome 3 DNA segment encodes these proteins:
- a CDS encoding putative 26S protease regulatory subunit, protein MQSNTVLDPEREALRSEAIKKTVERNVTQARLKKVNDDVKQQQRELDKVEDQVNALLSIGHYVGEVLKRVDEERFIVKSISGARHLVGYRKSIKPEKLKFGARVALEITTFTIVKVLPREVDPQVYSMQYMSSDKDVSFQDIGGLQPQMRQMREVIELPLTNPELFTRVGIAAPKGVLLYGPPGTGKTLLAKAIAANVDAAFLKIVASSIVDKYIGESARVIREMFAYAREHEPCIIFIDEVDAIGSKRIEGSSSDREIQRTLMELLNQMDGFDTLGKVKVIMATNRPDTLDAALMRPGRLDRKIEIPLPNEAGRLDILRIHSAKIAKQGDIDFESVVKLSEGFNGADLRNVCTEAGMFAIRAGRDYVENNDFNKAVRKVADMKRLEGTAHQYSDQ, encoded by the coding sequence ATGCAGAGCAACACCGTCTTGGACCCAGagcgcgaggcgctgcgcagcgaagCCATCAAGAAGACGGTGGAGCGCAACGTCACGCAGGCTCGCTTGAAGAAGGTAAACGATGAcgtcaagcagcagcagcgggagctGGACAAGGTGGAGGACCAGGTCAACGCACTCCTCAGCATTGGCCACTACGTGGGTGAGGTTCTCAAGCGCGTTGATGAGGAGCGCTTCATCGTGAAAAGCATCAGCGGCGCGCGTCACCTGGTTGGCTACCGCAAGAGCATCAAGCCGGAGAAGCTCAAGTTTGGTGCTCGTGTCGCGCTGGAGATTACGACCTTCACGATCGTGAAGGTGCTGCCGCGCGAGGTGGACCCGCAGGTGTACAGCATGCAGTACATGTCCAGCGACAAGGATGTGTCCTTCCAGGACATTGGTGGACTGCAGCCACAGATGCGGCAGATGCGGGAGGTGATTGAGCTGCCCCTGACGAACCCAGAGCTGTTCACGCGCGTTGGCATTGCCGCGCCGAAGGGTGTGCTGCTCTATGGCCCGCCAGGCACCGgcaagacgctgctggcgaaGGCCATCGCCGCCAACGTGGATGCCGCGTTCCTCAAGAtcgtcgcctcctccatcgtCGATAAGTACATTGGTGAGTCGGCGCGTGTCATTCGTGAAATGTTCGCCTACGCGCGTGAGCACGAGCCGTGCATTATCTTCATTGATGAGGTGGACGCCATCGGCAGCAAGCGTATCGAGGGCTCGTCCTCGGATCGCGAAATCCAGCGTACGCTGATGGAGCTCCTCAACCAGATGGACGGCTTTGACACGCTGGGCAAGGTGAAGGTCATCATGGCAACGAACCGGCCCGACACGCTCGATGCGGCCCTGATGCGGCCCGGACGCCTCGACCGCAAGATCGAGATCCCGTTGCCGAACGAGGCCGGGCGGCTCGACATCCTCCGAATCCACTCGGCAAAGATCGCAAAGCAGGGCGACATCGACTTTGAGAGCGTCGTGAAGTTATCGGAGGGCTTCAACGGGGCTGATCTGCGGAACGTCTGCACGGAGGCCGGTATGTTTGCCATTCGCGCCGGCCGCGACTACGTCGAGAACAATGACTTCAACAAGGCTGTCCGCAAGGTGGCGGACATGAAGCGGCTGGAGGGCACGGCGCACCAGTACTCCGATCAGTAG